The sequence TCTCAATTAGTTAAAGTGAAAGTAATAGTTACGTAATTtactatcattaatagtttaatGGATCCTTAAGTGTTTCATTAGGGATTGATGAAATCGTgtatcaattattatataataagtttCAAATTAATAGCTGTAAGCTTGTTGAGTTacgtagaataaataaaataaataaaaagagaaaaaataaaaattcactgAGAttcgaaaatatatatttaaactttaatacaTAGATCTTAAGACTACTCTCAACTAAatgtatcaaaaatataaaaataacttacagATAAAGTGATGTTATAACTTATGATTATATATTGCAtgcaaaaactcaaaaatgaATATggattttttacataaacatttctttgGCATATTGTAGAAAACCTATTATTATGGCGATAACGAAAAAGCCTTCGAgactcataaaatatatttaatttttttaacaattggaTGAACAAGGCGCCTAGTACCAAGAAACATACAAAACAACGTAAACTTTTGGTTACATTCTAGAACTTTCCGAATCTTAAACCGTGCGCACATTGtgtaataaattctataatatatacttaacgATACAAAAATTGTTCAAATAAGTTATTTAGCAATCTTAGGACGGAATTACATAACACTTGTCTGCATTATGTAGGACGCGCCGAAAAGTGTTGTGAAACACAAAGATGTATTGAATAGTAAATTTTAGTTGCTATAACTGTTATGAGGTCGCTTCACACGGGGCCTCCCAAAAGCTGTTATCCATGAACAAGCATTGTGTAACATCAATGATCACTGTCGCTTTGATCGATGTGTGCATTGGAGTTTGACCTAAATTCTCATCTCAAAAAACAGGTAACTTTGATACTTGAATACAATTGTgcgttaaggccgatttacattatcttagtgtttaggagagtgctttagtacaacttgaaaggcaagttatttagcgtagcgtttactaaagcaagtagtgtttacatgtttcaactaaagtaatatcctaaagcactctcctaaacactaagataatgtaaatcggccttaaacTCCAGTAACGATAAGCATTATATGGGCATATGTATAAAGTTCATATTTTATTGAGTTCACATTTAACAGTGCGTCAGGTAATGAATCAGATCTTAAGTAGGAAGGAGTTTATTAAACCCACTCGAGATCCTCACATGGCCTATGACCCGCCAAATTGACCCTAATATGTAAAAGTGACAATTACATGAgaattttgattaaatgacacttataagaatttaaatcatatgaTTGTATTAAATGTTACATTAAGTAAAGGAAGTCGAGGGCAACGGCTAGTACAAGtaactaatattatgtaacttaGGTTTCACATTCGACACGTCTTacacattttaaatacaagTAATAATAACATCTTAAATAATCATTCGCAtacaatgtttaatttataaaaacggCAGTATGTATTTGATGAGTTTGGCTGccaaacttaatataatataatactttaaatatggtaACATAATTTGGAATGTCTTACACTATATGGGGTAAAGATGTCTAGAATTCCTTAATCAAGGAAACGAACTTTAACCCCTTAAAGCTTTCATAATAGTTCCGAGAGGAGATGGGGATAGCAATAGTTGCTTAAAAACTCATACTTTAATTGCCATTGAATATTCTGTATTCAATATCTGAATTGGATAATTTGGTTACGACAATATGACTCGAACAGTAGCGGGTCACCCTGGTACAACAAAGAGTGACTCACAAGGAACAAAGTGAACTCATTCAATAATTTCGAGGCTTTAaatgtatacatataattatgaaCACGTATATGTTCCTTTTGTCTCCTCTCGGTTCAACTAAGAAAGCCATCTAAAGCCGTGATAGAGCCGATTTCCAACAGAAAAATGCTCCAGGCTCGGCTCGACTCGACACAATCGGTGGATTTTTACTATGAAAAAATTCGGTTAATCTAAAGGCAATGAGGCGACAGACGAATCAATTCTATATATACCTAGCAGTAAGATGTCGGTAGAGGACTGGAATGGAAAAATTTCACATATGACAAATGAACACAAATTAATTTCCCACAATGCATTATGCATTGAAATAGCGAGATTGGAAAACCTTTGATAATATTAGCTACACAAAACCAGTCCTATGGCACAACTTTTGAAGGTCATTTCATACCCTTTGAAACCTTGCCTGACCCATCCATATTGCCTCCATCACCCCACTTAGCATTCAGTTTCCCCCTCTTTTCGTTCCGGCAAATAGTGCTCGACTTCTCTCAGCGAATGAAATAGCCTGTAGGCGAGAATTACCCCAGCGATCTCCACCAATGATATCAACAGCGACGCTCCAGCAACGGATGAACAGATAATTTTAGTGTATACAGCAGCTACCTTACCACAACCTAGTCTTTCATTAGCTTCCTTATCGGTGAATTCACAAGTAGCTCTGTAATAGCTGTCCTGGCAACACGTCAACGGAAGGTCGTTCCTCCAGCTCCTGTAATCACGCGCATCGTTTGCCCCACAGCATCTCAATTTCCTTTCGATCCTTCCGAATGCCTTGAAGACATCAGGGTTTGACTGAGAGTTGTAATATCCATCGTACACTGTGTCCTTGATGAAACGGTCTGTATGCTCTCCATCAACATAGACGAAAATCAGAGTGGCAGCAATTGCTTGTCCAACAACGATGAGCACCATAAATAAGCCATAAATACCGAGTAATCCTCTGCTTTCCTTGTTAGCGCCGCACCATCCACAGAATGACACCATCATCACAAACAAACCGAGGAGTATAAACAGCCATGGTGCCACTTGAGGCCAGTAAACTCGATAGTCCAATAAGTAGTGGTTGCTGTTTCGCAACGCTACGAATTCGGACAGTTGCACGAAGAACCATATTCCCGTGGCAGCAGTCACTAAACCGAACACCGCGTATAGCACATTCACAACATACAGCACACCTTTAATCATCTCCTCTTTGCCCATGGTGACGTGCGACGTGTCTCGTGGTTTGGAACGGAATGGAAACCGATGCAATCATGCGAGGAAATTTATAAACTCGCGCGCACCTAGATTGAAGCTTAGAATAAGGCAGTTAATACTGTACGATACGACGACGACGGATTTGTAATTCGAAATATGTCATTAATCGGCAAAAATATTAGCtaacgtttttattaattaatggatacttaattaaattacgaaTAATTTGTTAAAGGTAGTACAGTCTCAGACTAACAgactaaattacttttaaatattaaaaaggattatcattatattatatatttatataattttagattattattaatgaaaatcttaatttcaacagttttttcattaaagcgttctttaatttttgctttcctaatatgtttatgttattatattcattagTATTAATGATtcaaaaaccattttttatGTCAGTTATAAGATATGTTACAAATAATCTGTAATAAGCTTATTACTTCAATAGCTTATTAAGTCTTACTATACTACATTATATTGCTTTAAACAAGAAAAAAGGTTATTGCGAGAGACTTCCTCAATGTAAAATctgtataattaaatagcAACAATAAACTTATTAGTCACAAGTCGTAGgaagtaaaaataaactcgtATGCATATCGTATAAAAGTCGTGCGCTATAAAAGCTGTCACGTATACGTGGTTTTCCTGGCATAGCTTAAGACACGATGGCATACTTAATGTACCTGCACAAGGTTGCGTCACGCAAGGCCATAATCGAAAGTGAAGATTTTGTTTTGCTTGACCAGAGATTTTTTCGGAATGTTTTGGACCTCTTGCATGAAGGTTAGGTCAGATTATTTTGCAACTTTTTGGCAGGGAATCGAAcaggttttaattaataatattgcgtcgcacattaacatttttatttaagaaaagattgcctttttaattcaatacaaaATCCATTATAACAAGTTATtcaatttcataattaaataagatattatttacaaataagtaaaaacaaagaaattaattagctattaataatatagtatttatagattttagtataatattcCAAAACGCAAGAACAAAGCATTTTTTCAGTGccacacaaaaatattaatgccACTTGCGATTTTACtcctacataatattatagatacaAAGTTATtcttgaaaacttttttttttattaacaaccAATACTTCCAtgatacttaataaattactataaaagCAGAGTCAGacatatactatataaaaagcctttttgaATACCTCGGACTTCGGAGTCATGAGATGTAGAAAGAGAAGTTCCACCATTACCACCATTTCAAAAAAGATTAGTCTAATTTGCATtgtaaatagaaaaaacttgCGTTACGAAACTTTTCGTTGCAAAGAAAATATGTTGCGCAATGTGCCCTAATGTATGTTAATATGTGACAAGCTGTAAGTAGGTTGTGtacatttttaagtttcttttcatatttttcttataatccACACATGTTGAGCAGCGatgttcataaatataaaacatatattatgttatttgcgtattatttttcctaaattatattttctatgtgCGAAATTTCGTTTGATCAAGGAAGGAAAACACCTTTAAAACGCTCAATTGTGAAACGGCGCACGTCGAGGTGAAACGGATGGAATTTGTATCATTTggctattatttaattgaaatttaagcTATCTAAGGACGGACGACACATTTGCGCGTtagtttcattcataattataGGCAACACTGAATCAATTAATCGTtaacattattcataaaaactgaatatttgttattattctgAAACAATAAACTCCTAACTCCTTCGTCTCTTTCTGAGATGCAAAACaatgctttatttttaagaatataCTTACAGACAAGTTTAAAATCACTAACCAACATAGCATAGATtcttttcaaacattttacgAACCACGCAACTCCCTAGcagttgttaataaaaatcagtggcgctacaaccattgagggtctgggcctcagatttctgtatctgtttcatgatcatttgtcaatctaatagacaagtaggtgatcaaccttcctgacacatgccgttgactttttaggtctaaagcAGGCCGgattccttacgatgttttccttcaccgttcgagcgaatgttaaatgcataGAAAGATAGTCCTTTGGTACACAGACGGGAATCGAACCTTTATAGGTCATCCTCAGGGATAGCAGCTGCaccctgaagccactaggctaataCAAtagcatattaaataatatacaatgtcAATAACAGCACGATATTTTATTCATCTACTTCATCGTTGACAGCACAAGACAGTGACCTTTGGCTTTATGCAAGGAGACTTAAGGCAAATAACATAATGATTGGACGAAACGCTTGCGCACAATGAGGAAGTATCTCATACATTACGTGGCAATTGGAGGAATTACTGAGTCTCGAATGCCCAGCTAAATGGACACTGTGAGAAAAGCATAAAGCGTAGGTGTATTTCCATGAGGAAATCATGAAGATGTTCTGATCCTATTTTTAGTCggtaatgatttattattacaaatattgttaTGATGTATccgttttttattgaattcttctacaagttaaattattaaattgaattaattgtttgttagttaattaaataaaagtaaaaagatGAATAACAAATAACTGTACAACGtactaataacaa is a genomic window of Pieris napi chromosome 13, ilPieNapi1.2, whole genome shotgun sequence containing:
- the LOC125055066 gene encoding CD151 antigen-like, with protein sequence MGKEEMIKGVLYVVNVLYAVFGLVTAATGIWFFVQLSEFVALRNSNHYLLDYRVYWPQVAPWLFILLGLFVMMVSFCGWCGANKESRGLLGIYGLFMVLIVVGQAIAATLIFVYVDGEHTDRFIKDTVYDGYYNSQSNPDVFKAFGRIERKLRCCGANDARDYRSWRNDLPLTCCQDSYYRATCEFTDKEANERLGCGKVAAVYTKIICSSVAGASLLISLVEIAGVILAYRLFHSLREVEHYLPERKEGETEC